One region of Parerythrobacter jejuensis genomic DNA includes:
- the hrpB gene encoding ATP-dependent helicase HrpB produces MLTGIPASADLPIHSVLPELLGALRAHPSAVLIAPPGAGKTTAVAPALLSEPWCSGEILLLSPRRVSARAAAERMAEMLGEKTGETVGYQTRLDSKTSQKTRIKVMTEAIFVNRIIDDPELAGVSAVLFDEAHERHLDSDLGLALAIESQQIVRDDLRLIVMSATIDGSRFANLLGEGAATIESEGKSFPLRIEWFGSNPSIPLEDHACAAILQAWRAETGDILAFLPGIGEIERVRRVLEAHLPDALILPLHGQVEPAAQRIAIRRDRDGKRRIVLATAIAETSLTLDGVTVVVDCGLSRRAEFDRAAGTTHLVTGRSSQASAAQRAGRAARQAPGVAYRLWEEGGHAGRPQFDPPEIETADIAPLLLSLARWGTADVCSLAWLDPPPAASIASARRRLKQLGALDNDGCITALGEKIVRLPLDPPMASAILFGAHSGQATDVAKIALLSQERGLGGRGEDLLGRRMRWDNDQSAHARSARKLAKRWADLAEKLIDDGKSEPVDPVVHIARAHPDNVAMRRNPSGEDWASAGGRGFRLDPASPLARSEWLVITDAQGQAKGARITAALPLDRSIVEYDLASLIEERSTIDWNSKEKRVEPRREKRLGAIRISRGPEPTPDEEAIVDKLVEKAVERLGEIVPGELVARAGFAGIAQLSLDALAASADMWLAPLLNGKRSLDVPANKVADAALGQLDWATRNRLDQVAPRRFSSPAGTDHEIDYAGDDAPSVEVRAQALFGLDRHPMIGDTPLLLKLTSPAGRPIQATRDLPGFWRGSWADVAKDMKGRYPKHRWPTRPWTEKPSLKTKNAFSHGDS; encoded by the coding sequence ATATTGACCGGCATACCCGCTTCGGCGGACCTTCCGATCCATTCTGTCCTGCCCGAATTGCTGGGTGCATTGCGCGCTCATCCATCGGCGGTTCTGATTGCTCCGCCCGGAGCGGGCAAGACAACCGCGGTGGCTCCGGCCCTGCTGTCAGAGCCATGGTGCTCCGGCGAAATCCTGCTTCTTAGCCCGCGGCGCGTGTCCGCGCGCGCTGCTGCGGAGCGGATGGCTGAGATGCTGGGCGAGAAAACCGGGGAAACGGTCGGCTACCAAACACGTCTTGATAGCAAGACCAGTCAGAAAACTCGCATCAAGGTCATGACCGAAGCCATCTTCGTCAATCGCATCATCGACGACCCTGAACTGGCCGGTGTAAGCGCAGTGCTTTTCGACGAGGCGCATGAGCGCCATCTTGACAGCGATCTGGGCTTGGCACTGGCGATCGAAAGCCAGCAAATCGTGCGTGACGATCTGCGCTTGATCGTGATGTCAGCGACCATCGACGGTTCTCGGTTCGCCAATCTGTTGGGCGAGGGCGCAGCTACAATCGAGAGCGAAGGTAAAAGCTTTCCCCTTCGAATCGAGTGGTTTGGCAGCAATCCTTCAATTCCGCTGGAAGACCATGCCTGTGCGGCGATCCTGCAGGCCTGGCGCGCGGAAACGGGCGATATCTTGGCCTTCCTGCCGGGGATAGGTGAAATTGAACGGGTTAGAAGGGTGCTGGAAGCACATTTGCCGGATGCGCTTATCCTGCCCCTGCACGGACAAGTAGAGCCCGCCGCCCAAAGGATTGCGATAAGGCGTGATCGCGACGGCAAGCGACGGATTGTCCTCGCCACAGCGATCGCCGAAACATCCCTGACTCTCGATGGCGTGACCGTGGTCGTTGATTGTGGATTGTCGCGCCGGGCCGAATTTGATCGTGCTGCTGGCACCACGCATCTGGTCACAGGTCGATCAAGCCAGGCGTCTGCCGCGCAACGTGCAGGGCGGGCGGCCCGGCAAGCGCCCGGTGTCGCCTATCGCTTGTGGGAAGAGGGTGGCCATGCCGGACGGCCGCAATTCGATCCGCCGGAAATTGAAACCGCGGATATTGCCCCTTTGCTATTGTCGCTCGCACGATGGGGCACGGCGGATGTGTGCAGCTTGGCCTGGCTTGATCCACCTCCCGCCGCCTCAATCGCCTCGGCGAGAAGGCGTCTCAAGCAGCTGGGGGCGCTTGATAATGACGGCTGCATTACGGCGCTGGGTGAGAAGATTGTGCGCTTGCCTCTCGATCCTCCCATGGCGTCCGCAATTCTATTCGGAGCGCACTCAGGACAGGCGACTGATGTGGCGAAGATCGCGCTGCTGAGCCAGGAACGCGGACTTGGTGGACGAGGAGAAGACTTGCTCGGGCGCCGCATGCGCTGGGACAATGACCAATCAGCTCACGCGAGATCTGCTCGCAAACTTGCGAAGCGATGGGCGGATCTGGCCGAAAAACTCATCGACGACGGAAAGTCGGAGCCTGTCGATCCGGTAGTCCACATTGCACGCGCGCATCCAGATAACGTCGCGATGAGACGCAATCCAAGCGGTGAAGATTGGGCTTCCGCCGGCGGGCGAGGATTCCGGCTTGATCCGGCCTCGCCGCTGGCGCGCTCCGAATGGCTGGTCATCACAGACGCGCAGGGGCAGGCGAAGGGTGCCAGGATCACTGCGGCGCTGCCGCTCGACCGAAGCATTGTGGAATATGACCTAGCCAGTTTAATCGAAGAGCGCTCGACAATTGATTGGAATTCCAAAGAAAAACGCGTCGAACCAAGGCGGGAAAAGCGGCTTGGCGCGATCCGGATTTCTCGCGGTCCCGAGCCGACCCCCGACGAGGAAGCGATTGTTGACAAGCTTGTGGAAAAGGCTGTCGAGAGGCTGGGGGAAATCGTTCCTGGTGAGCTCGTCGCAAGGGCTGGCTTCGCAGGCATTGCGCAATTGTCGCTAGACGCTTTGGCGGCATCTGCAGATATGTGGTTGGCTCCCCTGTTGAATGGGAAGCGCTCGCTCGATGTTCCTGCGAACAAAGTCGCAGATGCTGCGCTCGGGCAGCTTGACTGGGCTACACGCAATCGGCTCGATCAGGTCGCGCCTCGCAGGTTTTCATCCCCAGCCGGAACCGATCACGAGATCGATTATGCCGGAGACGATGCACCCAGTGTAGAGGTGCGGGCGCAGGCTTTGTTCGGATTGGACCGCCACCCGATGATTGGCGATACCCCGCTCTTGCTAAAGCTGACGAGCCCGGCTGGACGTCCGATCCAGGCGACGAGAGACCTGCCGGGCTTCTGGCGCGGTAGCTGGGCTGATGTCGCCAAGGATATGAAGGGGCGATACCCGAAACACCGATGGCCGACCCGACCATGGACAGAAAAGCCGAGTTTGAAGACCAAGAACGCCTTTTCACATGGCGATTCCTGA
- a CDS encoding HU family DNA-binding protein — translation MNKNELIGAVADASGLSKSDAASAVEGVFDTITTSLSKGDEVRLVGFGTFSVAKRKASTGRNPRTGEPMTIKASNQPKFKAGKGLKDAVN, via the coding sequence ATGAACAAAAATGAACTGATTGGCGCGGTCGCCGATGCGAGCGGGCTGTCCAAAAGCGATGCTGCAAGCGCTGTTGAAGGCGTATTCGATACCATTACCACATCTCTGTCGAAGGGTGACGAAGTTCGCCTCGTCGGCTTCGGGACTTTTTCTGTTGCCAAGCGCAAGGCCTCTACAGGTCGGAACCCGCGTACGGGTGAGCCGATGACGATCAAGGCATCCAACCAGCCCAAGTTCAAGGCTGGCAAGGGCTTGAAGGACGCAGTCAACTAA
- the rlmB gene encoding 23S rRNA (guanosine(2251)-2'-O)-methyltransferase RlmB yields MAKGEKKRAMRGRAGRMQGGRGSGRSNTGTVRLWGRHAVEAALKNPNRTHRKLWATREGEAALDGELPEDFPVAYADVTDLARMVARDAPHQGLVLECEPLPDLHLEEVLDEDGGPVLILDQVTDPHNVGAILRSAAAFGAAAVVTQDRHAPPESGVVAKSASGALETVPWIRVVNLARTLDTLAEREFWRIGLTGNCDTTLAAALPTGPVALVLGAEGEGMRQNIEAHCDALAKLPISNAIESLNVSNAAAIALYAVATRGE; encoded by the coding sequence ATGGCCAAAGGCGAGAAGAAACGGGCGATGCGCGGACGAGCCGGCAGAATGCAGGGCGGGCGCGGCAGCGGACGGTCAAATACCGGCACGGTCCGGCTTTGGGGTCGCCATGCGGTAGAAGCCGCGCTCAAGAATCCCAATCGCACTCATCGCAAGTTGTGGGCGACACGTGAAGGCGAGGCCGCGCTCGACGGTGAATTGCCGGAGGATTTCCCCGTCGCCTACGCCGACGTGACCGACCTCGCCAGGATGGTGGCTCGTGATGCGCCACATCAGGGGCTGGTACTAGAATGCGAGCCCCTGCCAGACCTTCATCTTGAGGAAGTGCTGGACGAAGATGGCGGCCCTGTTCTGATCCTCGATCAGGTTACGGACCCTCACAATGTCGGCGCGATATTGCGATCGGCTGCAGCGTTCGGGGCGGCAGCGGTTGTTACACAGGATCGCCATGCCCCGCCGGAATCCGGAGTGGTTGCCAAATCGGCCTCCGGTGCGCTTGAAACCGTGCCATGGATCAGAGTCGTGAACCTTGCCCGCACTCTCGACACGCTCGCGGAACGCGAATTCTGGCGGATTGGCCTGACGGGCAACTGCGATACGACCCTTGCAGCAGCGTTGCCCACCGGCCCGGTCGCTCTTGTCCTGGGGGCAGAGGGCGAAGGCATGCGGCAGAATATCGAGGCCCATTGTGATGCATTGGCGAAGCTGCCTATCAGTAACGCGATTGAAAGTTTGAACGTGTCCAATGCTGCCGCAATAGCACTTTATGCTGTGGCAACGCGAGGCGAATAG
- a CDS encoding YbaB/EbfC family nucleoid-associated protein: protein MKSMEEMIQAAQQAAETIQTQMNDAQAKLDSIEVEGVAGGGMVKVRCTAKGRILGVSIDDSLMKPEEKQMVEDLVAAAFNDARGKADRVSNEEMQKIQSGIGLPPGFNLPGMG, encoded by the coding sequence ATGAAATCGATGGAAGAGATGATCCAGGCAGCCCAGCAGGCAGCCGAAACAATCCAGACGCAGATGAACGATGCTCAGGCCAAACTCGACTCGATCGAGGTAGAGGGCGTAGCCGGCGGTGGTATGGTGAAGGTGCGTTGCACCGCCAAAGGCAGGATCCTTGGTGTGTCGATCGACGATAGCCTGATGAAGCCGGAAGAGAAGCAAATGGTCGAAGATCTCGTCGCTGCGGCGTTTAACGATGCCCGCGGCAAAGCGGATCGCGTTTCGAATGAGGAAATGCAGAAGATCCAGAGCGGCATCGGTCTTCCTCCCGGGTTCAATCTTCCCGGTATGGGCTGA
- a CDS encoding NADH dehydrogenase ubiquinone Fe-S protein 4 → MAARIYQQPKSAMQSGKARIEQWVLEFEQSEARKPDPLMGWTGSGDTQTQVSLSFPTKDAAKAYAAKHGIPARVHATPPKGLKIQAYADNFR, encoded by the coding sequence ATGGCAGCTCGTATTTATCAGCAACCGAAAAGCGCGATGCAGTCTGGCAAGGCGCGGATCGAACAATGGGTCCTCGAATTCGAGCAATCGGAGGCGCGGAAGCCCGATCCTCTTATGGGCTGGACCGGGAGTGGTGACACGCAGACCCAGGTTTCGCTATCTTTCCCGACGAAGGATGCGGCAAAGGCCTATGCTGCAAAGCACGGCATTCCGGCGCGCGTGCACGCGACACCGCCGAAGGGCCTCAAGATCCAGGCCTATGCGGACAATTTTCGCTGA
- a CDS encoding DNA polymerase III subunit gamma/tau, protein MGDSPENTDAPPWDGGEEPEQAPSATELEAAGQSAMFGDTDTTAPVEASKAEEQAPAEKAVGQPAAPVADEAQPYRVLARKYRPQTFSQLIGQEPMVRTLGNAIERDRLAHAFLMTGVRGVGKTSTARLIAKALNCIGTDGQGGPTIDPCGRCEPCVAIAEGRHIDVIEMDAASHTGVDDVREIIEAVRYAAVSARFKIYIIDEVHMLSRNAFNALLKTLEEPPAHVKFLFATTEVDKLPVTVLSRTQRFDLRRIPAELLQSHFGWVCGEEGVAAEDEALAMIAAAAEGSVRDGLSILDQAIAHADLDSESKVTAARVRDMLGLADKGAQRRLLGTILEGDAKALLVAIADQYSLGVEPLALIRSQMEIVHRITLAQVGSDVPGTISEEERSALSDWAGRLSAGQLHRLWQLLLKAYDEVKTAPDPLVSAQMGLLRMLHAADLPDPGKLAKKLEDMQSAGPVVAAAAPAADSPANASQATSFADLISQVQDAGHDLAASIMQLQLRVISCEPGRLVYARGTEYSDDIGPYLREGLLAATGNRWQIEQRDDPDAPPSMVELANQQAVAARAEIELHPMVAAAKAAFPGAELLTEEDAGDPRPQWSKRA, encoded by the coding sequence ATGGGTGATTCACCGGAAAATACTGATGCGCCGCCATGGGACGGTGGAGAGGAGCCGGAGCAGGCTCCGAGCGCGACCGAGCTTGAAGCGGCGGGCCAGTCAGCCATGTTTGGGGATACTGACACTACCGCGCCAGTTGAAGCATCGAAAGCAGAGGAACAAGCTCCGGCAGAGAAGGCGGTTGGGCAACCTGCCGCACCAGTTGCAGACGAAGCGCAACCCTACCGTGTCCTCGCCCGCAAGTATCGACCGCAGACCTTTTCACAGCTGATCGGCCAGGAGCCGATGGTGCGCACGCTTGGCAATGCGATCGAGCGTGATCGGCTGGCCCACGCATTTCTGATGACCGGGGTGCGAGGTGTCGGCAAGACGTCTACCGCGCGCCTGATTGCCAAGGCTCTCAACTGCATTGGCACCGATGGCCAGGGTGGCCCGACAATTGATCCGTGTGGACGATGCGAACCCTGTGTGGCCATCGCCGAGGGACGTCATATCGACGTGATCGAGATGGACGCGGCGAGCCACACCGGTGTCGACGATGTCCGCGAGATTATCGAGGCGGTCCGCTACGCTGCTGTCTCAGCGCGCTTCAAAATCTATATTATTGACGAAGTTCATATGCTGTCGCGCAATGCTTTCAATGCATTGCTCAAGACACTTGAGGAACCGCCAGCGCATGTGAAATTCCTGTTCGCGACAACCGAGGTCGACAAGCTTCCGGTTACAGTTCTCAGCCGGACCCAGCGGTTTGATTTGCGGCGTATCCCGGCAGAATTGCTGCAATCCCATTTTGGCTGGGTGTGTGGGGAAGAGGGCGTCGCGGCGGAGGACGAGGCACTGGCGATGATCGCTGCTGCAGCAGAAGGGTCTGTTCGCGACGGCTTGTCGATCCTCGATCAGGCAATAGCGCATGCTGATCTCGATTCCGAAAGCAAAGTGACCGCAGCCCGGGTGCGCGATATGCTGGGGTTGGCCGACAAAGGTGCTCAGAGGCGGTTGTTGGGAACTATCCTGGAAGGCGACGCGAAAGCGTTGCTTGTAGCCATCGCCGATCAATACTCTCTGGGCGTCGAACCTTTGGCGCTGATCCGTTCGCAGATGGAAATCGTACACCGGATCACATTGGCGCAAGTCGGATCCGATGTGCCAGGGACCATCAGTGAGGAAGAACGCTCCGCGCTGTCGGACTGGGCAGGCCGCTTGTCTGCCGGACAATTGCACCGTCTGTGGCAATTGCTGCTGAAGGCCTACGATGAAGTCAAAACTGCACCTGATCCGCTGGTCTCCGCGCAAATGGGATTGTTGCGCATGCTGCACGCGGCTGATTTGCCAGACCCGGGCAAGCTCGCAAAAAAGCTAGAGGATATGCAATCGGCTGGACCGGTTGTGGCAGCTGCGGCTCCCGCTGCAGATTCCCCTGCGAATGCATCACAAGCCACCTCTTTCGCCGACCTGATATCCCAAGTGCAGGATGCCGGGCACGACTTGGCAGCAAGCATCATGCAATTGCAGCTGCGGGTGATAAGCTGCGAGCCTGGCAGGCTAGTCTATGCGCGCGGCACCGAATACTCTGACGATATCGGTCCCTACCTGCGCGAAGGACTTCTCGCGGCGACAGGCAATCGCTGGCAGATCGAACAGCGGGACGATCCGGATGCACCACCGAGTATGGTCGAACTTGCCAACCAGCAGGCTGTCGCAGCCAGAGCGGAGATCGAACTACATCCGATGGTAGCTGCGGCGAAGGCAGCTTTCCCGGGTGCAGAATTGTTGACTGAGGAAGATGCGGGCGACCCCCGACCGCAATGGAGTAAACGCGCATGA
- the lon gene encoding endopeptidase La: MSQLYPLLPLRDIVVFPGMVVPLFVGRDKSVAALEAAMENSKDIFLLAQLDPGCDDPDRDDLFDVGVVAQVLQLLKLPDGTVRVLVEGRERAKLLAMRAESGLVIAEVEPQASETVSGSEITALMRSVVEQFGDYAKLNKKLGEGAGDDLGEIDDAGQLADAIASSINVKVSDKQALLTEPDPRKRLEMVLSFMEGELSVLQVERKIRGRVKRQMEKTQREYYLNEQLKAIQNELGGGDGEDGDELSELAEKIEKTKLSKEAKSKAQSELKKLKSMQPMSAEATVIRNYLDVLLGLPWGKKSRLKKDIAKAQEVLDADHYALEKVKDRIVEYLAVQARTNKLKGPILCLVGPPGVGKTSLGKSIARATGREFVRQSLGGVRDEAEIRGHRRTYIGSLPGKIVTNLKKAGSSNPLFLLDEIDKLGQDFRGDPASALLEVLDPEQNSKFQDHYLELDMDLSDIMFVCTANSLNLPQPLLDRMEIIRLEGYTEDEKVEIAQRHLLAKQIESHGLKNEEFELTEDGLRDLIRYYTREAGVRTLEREIARLARKSLRKILEKEVESVRITPENLADFAGVRKFKHGMSEDEAQIGAVTGLAWTEVGGELLTIESVTTPGKGEIKTTGKLGEVMNESVAAAFSFVKARAPAYGIKPSLIQRKNIHIHLPEGAVPKDGPSAGIGMVTSIVSTLGGIAVRPDVAMTGEVTLRGRVLPIGGLKEKLLAALRGGIKTVLIPEENVKDLAEIPDNVKEGLEIIPVNHVDQVLEHVLVSSLEPIEWTDADDLASQPAATEGAGTSSPTAH, from the coding sequence ATGAGCCAGCTTTACCCACTCCTCCCACTGCGGGACATCGTTGTTTTTCCCGGCATGGTCGTGCCGCTTTTTGTCGGGCGTGACAAATCAGTTGCTGCTCTCGAAGCAGCGATGGAAAACAGCAAGGACATCTTCCTCCTCGCCCAGCTTGACCCTGGCTGCGACGATCCCGACCGGGATGACCTGTTTGATGTTGGCGTGGTGGCGCAAGTTTTGCAGCTTTTGAAGCTTCCCGACGGGACAGTCCGGGTTCTGGTAGAAGGGCGTGAACGGGCCAAGCTCCTCGCCATGCGGGCGGAATCTGGTCTCGTCATTGCCGAAGTCGAACCCCAAGCTTCCGAGACGGTGTCGGGCAGTGAAATCACAGCGTTGATGCGATCGGTCGTCGAGCAATTCGGCGACTACGCCAAACTTAACAAGAAGCTGGGCGAGGGTGCCGGCGATGATCTGGGCGAAATCGATGATGCCGGTCAACTGGCCGATGCCATCGCTTCCTCGATCAATGTGAAAGTCTCCGACAAGCAGGCGTTGCTGACAGAACCCGATCCGCGCAAGCGGCTCGAAATGGTGCTGTCCTTCATGGAGGGTGAGCTTTCGGTGCTTCAGGTCGAGCGCAAGATCCGCGGGCGGGTCAAGCGTCAGATGGAGAAGACGCAGCGCGAATACTACTTAAACGAGCAACTCAAGGCGATCCAGAACGAGCTGGGCGGCGGCGACGGCGAAGATGGCGACGAGCTGTCGGAGCTTGCCGAGAAGATCGAGAAGACCAAGCTTTCCAAGGAAGCGAAATCAAAGGCGCAAAGCGAGCTCAAGAAGCTCAAGAGCATGCAGCCGATGAGTGCCGAAGCGACGGTCATCCGCAATTATCTTGATGTTCTGCTCGGCTTGCCATGGGGCAAGAAGAGCCGGCTCAAAAAGGATATCGCCAAGGCGCAAGAGGTCCTCGATGCGGATCACTATGCCTTGGAGAAGGTCAAAGACCGCATTGTCGAATATCTGGCAGTGCAGGCGCGCACCAACAAATTGAAGGGGCCGATCCTGTGCCTCGTCGGCCCGCCCGGAGTGGGCAAGACATCGCTCGGCAAGTCGATTGCACGGGCCACGGGGCGTGAGTTTGTGCGCCAGTCGCTTGGCGGGGTGCGTGACGAAGCGGAAATCCGGGGCCACCGGCGCACCTATATCGGATCGCTGCCGGGCAAGATTGTGACCAACCTGAAAAAGGCTGGATCATCCAATCCGCTGTTCCTTCTCGACGAGATCGACAAGCTGGGTCAGGATTTTCGCGGCGACCCCGCATCTGCCTTGCTCGAAGTGCTCGATCCGGAACAGAATTCGAAGTTCCAGGATCATTATCTCGAGCTCGACATGGATCTGTCGGACATCATGTTCGTGTGTACGGCCAACTCGCTAAATCTGCCGCAGCCATTGCTCGACCGGATGGAGATCATCCGGTTGGAAGGCTATACCGAGGATGAGAAGGTGGAGATTGCCCAGCGCCACTTGCTGGCCAAACAGATCGAGTCTCACGGCCTGAAGAATGAAGAATTCGAACTAACCGAAGACGGTCTGCGCGACTTGATCCGCTACTACACCCGTGAAGCCGGTGTGCGGACGCTGGAGCGCGAAATCGCGCGTCTCGCCCGAAAGAGCTTGCGCAAAATCCTCGAGAAAGAAGTCGAGAGTGTTCGGATTACGCCCGAGAATCTTGCCGATTTTGCCGGCGTGCGAAAGTTCAAGCATGGGATGAGCGAGGACGAGGCGCAGATCGGTGCGGTGACCGGTCTGGCCTGGACCGAGGTCGGCGGAGAGCTGTTGACCATCGAGAGTGTCACGACGCCGGGTAAGGGTGAGATCAAGACAACTGGCAAGCTCGGCGAAGTTATGAACGAATCCGTCGCGGCGGCCTTCAGCTTCGTCAAAGCGCGGGCTCCTGCCTACGGAATCAAACCGTCTCTGATCCAGCGCAAGAACATTCATATCCACTTGCCCGAAGGGGCCGTACCCAAAGACGGGCCGAGCGCAGGCATCGGGATGGTCACATCGATCGTATCGACCTTGGGTGGCATTGCAGTTCGTCCCGATGTCGCCATGACCGGAGAGGTTACCTTGCGTGGCCGCGTCTTGCCGATTGGCGGGCTTAAGGAAAAACTGCTCGCAGCCCTTCGAGGCGGGATCAAGACGGTCCTTATTCCCGAAGAAAACGTCAAGGATCTGGCGGAGATTCCGGACAACGTGAAAGAAGGGCTGGAGATCATCCCTGTTAATCACGTCGACCAGGTGCTGGAGCATGTGTTGGTGTCTTCGCTGGAACCGATCGAATGGACCGATGCTGATGATTTGGCCAGCCAGCCAGCAGCAACGGAAGGTGCCGGCACATCTTCACCGACTGCGCATTGA